In the genome of Carya illinoinensis cultivar Pawnee chromosome 13, C.illinoinensisPawnee_v1, whole genome shotgun sequence, the window attatttttctttattttatttggattttattttattttaatgaatataaatttaaaaagtaacaaaaaatgTAATAGAAagttgtgtaaaaatttatatatagagagagagattatgtGGTAATATCAATGGTCAGGTGCAAATTAATACAATTGAGAAATGATAAGAGttactattatataataatttgtttataattatgtaataaaGTAAGATTACtttaaatttattatgatttttgtttttgattcgatggatttaaatttaataaaaaaatattattatatttaaaattgtctGTAAATTACGAAGAGGTTGCGCATGCAAGCTATCATTAATATTCCACTACAATTTGCAAATTGACCCAAATACAATTTATTGGGTCAATTTCTTTTACGGAAGAGCCGTGGGATTCGGGATACTGCAAGTTGTGGCGCATGGATATATATCAACTTCCACGTCAAACTTTTTTAGTTAGTGCTGTTGTACATACTGGAAAGGTATTTGGTCCCCTTTTATCAGCGACTCTTCATGAAAAGgcagaattatatatatatatatatgtccttTTATGGTTCTCTCTTTCTTTAATCAGAATTAATACGTAACGCcccataaaaactcactttctCATGAAGAAATTGCTTTGTTATAAGCAAAAAGTCGGGGTTATGGATGCATGCCAATATCATTTTCATAGCATGATCTTTTGATTTTCATGGAGGATTGCATATACAATAGTATAACCCAAcacttcaaattattaaattgttGTACTACTacttacgagagagagagagagagagagagagagagagagagagagagagagagagagagagagagagagagagagagagagagagagagagagagaagcacaAATAGTGGATGACATAACTTGATAGAAAAAAAACAAGAGGCGATGAAAACTATATTCAGATCagaacattttatatatatatatatatatatataatattatgaaatatttaggattaacaaaagctcattattatTTCTTTGCAGCAAGACCCTTCTTCATTGGGTCAAACCACTTGCACCAAAGGGGTTTTGAATCGACATTGAACTTGGCCTGCTCAAGTTTACCCATGACTATTGCTGGTATCGAACGTGTTTCGAACACTACTTTCCCGAAATGTGCCGGGCTGTGTACATAGACCCTTTCCACACACTGCCCATATTTCCTGCATGCTTACATATTATTTAACATTAATATAGATAATCTACCATACATgtcttatatctatatatagtataaattaataagtaaaagatgatgtgtgtatatatatatgacctaTTTCTCACTTAATTTCTGCGtttattcttttccttttttgtttttgaaatcgTCGAACAGGGTCGAAGCACTGACAATCTTAGATCATGGGTACTGTTGccaagaaaagtaaaaaattatatatcccatgcatgcatgcagaaaagaaagaaaaatatctgCTAGATCACTTgcttaaatttcaaattttttttaactaaatattgaaactttattATGATGTGGTTCAATATCAAACTGTACGTTTCACCTTCATTAATGAAACACACAAAATATTAAGAAGACTGACCGGTTAAAGAAGTTGGTGATTTGGTTCCCAGTTAGAGCATGGCCCTTAGAGAAAGTCAGAAACAAGCACCTCTCTTCCTCTGGCGCACGCTCTATTGCAGGATTCCATTCTTTAGCAAATGGATTTAGTTTGAATCGAACACTCTCTGCATCACCTTCCCCTTCGCTCATTCCCAAAGAACTCGGCAGCCAAGTTTTCTCAACCCCATCTGGGAAAGCCTCAACTAAGTCCAGCACAGCTACTTTTCTGCTCGTACCTTCCCCAAATTGCCTCACCCTTCTGGTAACAGCCTTCTCGTCTCCTGCCCGACCACATTCTTCATCACTAGTCCTCACTTTTGAACCTCTTTCTTCCAACAAGTCCTTAAATATCACGCAGCAAACCCTGTTGTAAACGTCCGTGACCCCTTTGGAGACGCTCTCTTTGTCCCCAAAGATTTCATGGATGGAGAATGGGGAAAATATGGATGTAATGGGACAAAGATTGTTTAAAACTGGTGCAGTCGAACCGGAGTCCAGAATGGACAGAACTGCCTTGGCTTCGTCAGTGATCAATGCCAAAAATTTGTCATTGTTGGAGGATATCTTACGCACCAGTTCTTTGAAGCTTTGGGCCTCCAGCCACATCCAAAAGGCCATGACTTTCATGGACTCCTCTGGGTTTAATCCAATATCGATCATACGTCGAAACAGAATCCTTTCCGTGATGTGAGCGACAATGTTGGAAGACGGCCCGGCGTCCATGTTATCAAACTAGGGGCCGGGCACAGAGTGCAGAGTTAATTAATTGCgtgtatgtgcaaaaagagaAAGTGATGAAAACTGTGTTTGCCTGCCTGTCTGTGGCGGGACGAGAGAGATCGTGAGTGTGAGAGAAATGGAAAGGGTTTGGAGTCGGATTTATAGGAAGATGTTTCTGTCTGAAGCATTGCGACGTTTCGAACATTGGGTTTAATATGGAAAGAGTTGTCTCGGGTGGAAGGGTATAGTTTCGCGCGGTCGCAACGGTTGGAAAACTTTGAACAGGATCTGGTGCTTTTCTGATCAAGGAAGCTTCATGTAACCGCTCATGTATGCGCGCTGAAGCTGTATATATACATGAGGGGGTTGCTGGTAGaatgatcaaataaaataaaaaataaccgaaaattatataaaataaattcataaattaacgtaggtttataaaatttattagatttactttataataaaattaattttacaatctgatataTCAAATCAAAGTACATCAGTtcgtgagtttatttttatataatccattTATGaccaaaatattttccaaacaaaaatgaaaaagtgcTCGTTAATCCTTTCTAAATTGTTTCATATTCAATCATGACACATCTTAGACaacttttcatttaatagttgacatattaaatcatttaaagtgcgacacatttctaattaatatgactaataaagattaaaaaacaaattaagatgaaaaacaaaatttatcataaaaaggAGATCAAGCAAATGTCTGGAACAAATTCTAAAAAGGGTAGAACAATGGAAATAGAAATGATTTgaatgaataaattatttttaattcttagGTAACAATCACCAAAGACTTACTGGCATAtcaatatctttattttttctagaaaaattatatacaccacattattatcttatttttatctcattatatgccatttattatcattaaatgaatttttatcATCTAACACTGATAAATATGCCACATCTTCTATAATTAGATGAaagtatagtatatattattactattttttttataaagccaGTCTGGAGCATACAGTCTTCATACAATTAACATGTCatgattatatttataagaaaatcaaattttaatttattttataagttaaatCATGTTATATTAGAGATACGGAGAGTAAAATTTGCACTGACTTGCAATTATCATTTTTCACTATATCTTACAAAAATCACTATAAAAGGGTAACATGTGATCAGGtacattctttttttaaataatgcagTGGCTTTTCCTCAAATAACGGAGAGAAAGATCCCAAATGCACAGCTAGATTCCCTCCTCATATTTTGACTATGTTTGTAAGACAAACTCACttcaaatcaattattgatcaacctgttatttttttaactttgcataaaaaaatttaattcatctcaACATATTTCTTACATTTAGCTACGTTTGGAACATGGAAGCACCTGACCTTATTTGAgttgagttcaaatttaaacctAACCCAATATCCAAATGCACAGCTCCTAAATTACTAAACATTATTCAACTCAAGACATTTTTATAAGTGAGACTCACTATATTTTCTAACTCAACACTTCTTTATATGCGAGAtttacaacctttttcaacttctcataaatacatctaaactcattttaggttggtttcacaaaactcacttcactatttcaactcactattattcataaaaaacttaACTTATCTAGCTTAgcttaaaattcaaatgcaaccTAAACATATATCTCAAtctatttacattcaaatacaTCTTAATGAAAtctataagatattattatttatagatcaaCTCAGATCATCGAAGACTACCTCAACATCTAAATGCGGCAATTTTTTAAAGGGGAGgatttaattgattgatgattaCTAATTCCTTATTCTTCTTATCTAGTTTTTACGTACGTGCATCATCTAGCTTCACCCTTCATTTTACACACAaagttctctttttttttttctccaaattaatgaaattttatatcttgatcataattaaatttatagtattaatataaatgtaCTTGTTTTGGCGATGAGTTTCTTTCTTTCCAACAACCGTCGTCCGTGCTAGCTATAGGTCGATCTCGCGATCGGTGTAcgtatatatgaaaaatgatttttttaaaatatccttaatcattaaaaaaataaaaaataaatttattaataatcacttcgttaattattaaaaaaataaaaaatataaattaacacatttaataaacatatatatttaataatcttactatcatttttcatatattatacTCATCATCGTGTGATTGTTGTTAGTTGGCTGAAAATCGACGGTCATGACCATGCAGAGCGGCCCCAACATgaattgtgtgtatatataggaCAAAGATGGTCAAATCAATCCAAACATAACCAAGTGTTACGTGTGTACTTGCACAGAGAAGATGCAATATTAATGTACTGCAAATTTTGTAGCCCATGATCTAGCAAAATGGACCTTTTACCTCTCCCGCATGCGGACAGATTCTAGCTCCTCGATCCTTTCTTCTCTTCCAAATCTGATCTTCTAGATCCTGTTGACGCCTTAACTTTCTTATCCTTGTTTTATATATGTACACTAATTTCTTGTTTGtcggaaaagaaaattttgtgtcCACATATATCTCTTCGGATTCTAGTCATGTAGCTGAACTTTCTTATccttgctttatatatatataccatttgATACCTATT includes:
- the LOC122292165 gene encoding uncharacterized protein LOC122292165: MDAGPSSNIVAHITERILFRRMIDIGLNPEESMKVMAFWMWLEAQSFKELVRKISSNNDKFLALITDEAKAVLSILDSGSTAPVLNNLCPITSIFSPFSIHEIFGDKESVSKGVTDVYNRVCCVIFKDLLEERGSKVRTSDEECGRAGDEKAVTRRVRQFGEGTSRKVAVLDLVEAFPDGVEKTWLPSSLGMSEGEGDAESVRFKLNPFAKEWNPAIERAPEEERCLFLTFSKGHALTGNQITNFFNRKYGQCVERVYVHSPAHFGKVVFETRSIPAIVMGKLEQAKFNVDSKPLWCKWFDPMKKGLAAKK